CCAGTTTTGCTAAAGGGACGAAATCTTTAATTAATGGATTTCTGTTCTCAGTGCGTTTACCCAGACGGATTCTGCTCAATTGAGAAACAGATCCGATTGGTTTTGAAAAACCTTTGTTTATAGATGCCACACCAGCGATTAATGTTGTAGCCACAGCACCTAATCCCGGAATAAGAATACCCAATTTTCCATTGGCATCTTTCACTTGTTGTCCCATATTAATTCTATATACTTAAATTGTTATTTAATTGATGTATTATGATAAAATAATTCTTAAAATTAGCTTAAAAAAACATATTTCATACCACCCCGCACTTAATTTATAAAATCGTGACAAATAGCGATACGAAGCCTATTCGAAACCTTAAGAAATAATCCGAAAATGAATTATTATTTAGTATTCTACTAGTCCATCTAACTGGAATTTAACGTTTTTAGCTAAAGTTGTTAACCCAAAAAACAATTGCCCTTAATTTTACTCAATATATCAAGATTCGAAAACTAATCCAAATTCAATCCAAAAAAAGTTTTTCTTTCTTAAAAATTGGTCAATTTTTCTTTTTCTATTTCCCATAAATATGACAATAAAATTGGAAAATGGTTTTAGTAGCACTAACTTTAGCCTAAAATCTAAATACAGGCAATGAGTCTATCGTTCAATTTATAAACCAACAGCATTTGACCTGCGCATTGTTATTGGATAAATGGTCTGCCAATCGGTAGCGCGATGACAAATTTAACGGTATCCCCTATAGCCTAAGGTGCATAAGAGTATCCATAACATTGCAACGAACGAAACCAAGTGTAAAGTAGAGTTTTACACCAAAGAATGTACTGAACAAATAATTATCTGAATGAAAAATACAATTTCGTACCTAACTTTGGCGCTTTTAAGCGCAAGCCAGTTACATGCTCAAACCGCTGCCGACTCGGCTTATGTTAGAGATCATTATGAAAAGACTGAAGTAGCAATCCCCATGCGAGATGGGAAAAAATTATTTACTGCGATCTACAGTCCAAAAGACAAATCGAAGAAATATCCAGTTTTGCTCAATAGAACGCCCTACACGGTTTCTCCTTATGGACAAAACGAATACAAAAAAAGCCTGGGCAACTTTCCGACGATGATGCGTGAAGGCTATATTTTCGTCTACCAAGATGTGCGGGGCAAGTGGATGAGCGAAGGTGAATTTGAAGATGTACGTCCGACCACCTACAGCAAAGACAAAAAAGCCATCGATGAAAGTACAGATACCTATGATGCGCTTGAATGGCTACAGAAAAATCTCAAAAACTATAATGGCAAAGCCGGACTCTATGGGATCTCCTATCCAGGCTTCTATTCTACCGTTGGATTGGTCAAAACGCACCCGAGCTTGAAAGCGGTCTCCCCACAAGCTCCGGTAACAGACTGGTATATCGGCGATGACTTCCACCATAATGGCGTACTGTTTCTTCAGGATGCATTCACCTTCATGTCAACCTTTGGTGTCCCGCGTCCAAAACCCATCACCCCAGATCAATTCAAGAGCAAAATTCAGATTAAAGAAGCCGATAAATACAGCTTCTTTTTAGAAGCCGGAACAGCACGGGAACTGAAGGAAAAGTATTTTGGTGACTCCGTACAGTTTTGGAATGACCTGTTTAAACATCCCGACTATGATGATTTTTGGAAGTCGCGTGTGATCACCAATTCTTTACAGGAGGTAAAACCAGCGGTGATGGTCGTCGGTGGTTTCTTTGACGCGGAAGATGCTTATGGAACATTTAAGACCTATCAATCGATTGAGGATAAAAGCAAAAAAAACAACTCGATTTTAGTCGCGGGACCTTGGTATCATGGCGGCTGGGTTCGTGCAGAAGGAAACTATTTAGGTGATATCCAATTTGAGAAAAAAACCAGCGTTACCTATCAGGAACAATTTGAACAGCCTTTTTTCAAATATTATCTAAAAGATGAAGGGAACTTCGTACCATCGGAAGCGAACATTTTTGTCTCTGGAAGCAATGAATGGAAACATTTCGAACAATGGCCACCCAAAAATGTAGAAACAAAAAAACTATACTTCCAACCTCAGGGGAAACTTGGATTTGACAAAGTTCAACGTACAGATTCTTGGGATGAATATGTCACTGACCCCAATAAACCGGTTCCGCACCAGGGTGGGCTAATCCAAAACCGAACGCGGGAGTATATGGTAGATGATCAGCGTTTCGCCGCTAGTCGCCCTGATGTCATGGTTTATCAAACGGAACCGTTGACAGAAGACCTGACTATAGTTGGCCCCATCAAAAATTTCCTTAAGGTTTCTTCAACAGGTACAGATGCAGATTATGTTGTCAAACTGATTGATGTTTACCCGAACGATGCAGCAAGTTATCAAGGAAAAACAATGGCTGGATACCAGATGATGGTACGTGGTGAGATCATGGCCGGGAAATACCGAAATGGTTTTGAAAAAGCGCAGGCCCTGACTCCAGGAATGGTCGAAAAGGTGAATTTTGAAATGCCAGATGTTGCGCATACGTTCAAAAAAGGACATCGCATTATGGTTCAGGTACAAAACTCCTGGTTTCCGCTGGCAGAACGAAATCCACAGGTGTTTTTAGCGCCTTATACAGCTACCAAAGCTGACTTCCGTAAAGCCACACAACGTATTTTTCACGATGTGAACAATGCCACGTACATCGAATTTTCTGTCCTCAAAGATTAACAGTTAAATTTGAATAATAGCGTTTAAGAGCGAATTGAATAAGGCTACATCAGCTAAACAGCTGTGCCTGATGTAGCCTTATCTTTAATCTTCCGCTACATACTTATCTTCCCCGGCCTTCCATCCTGCAAACAGTAAAAGTACGATACTGCCCGCTAAAAAATAGAAGGAGTAATTCCAGGTAGCATCTATTTCGTGCAGCTTACCGAATACCGGCGGGCCAAAAGCTGCAATCAGATAACCAACAGACTGGGCCATGCCCGATATTTTAATCGCATTCGCCGTTGACCTCGCCCGCAGGGTAAAGAAAAGAATAGACAAACTGAAAGAAAGTCCATTGGAAAGTCCCAACAATATGGCGGCAACATAAATTCCCTGAAGTTTGTAATGCCAAAATATAAAGATACTTCCAAACATGCCTATCGCAACAGCCGCTGCCATTAGACGCTGATCCTTCATCCGATGTGCCAAAATAGGCCCAATAAACATTATGGGAATCATGGCAATTTGGATCAAAAAAAGCAACCAGCCCGTATCCTCCGCTGGCATACCATAATCGACCAATACTTTAGGTAACCAAGAAATCAAACTGTAGTAAATTAAGGACTGAATACCCATAAATAAGCTGATATACCAGGCTAATCTTGACCTAAAGATATGCCCGATTCCACTTGTCGCCGGTCTATTTTCTGTGATACCCTGTGCTTTCTTTCGGCTTAAAGCATCAAAGAACACAACAATAAGGGATAACAAGGCTAAAATTACCCAAACGCCCAAGGAACCCTGCCACCCAAAACCAGTCCATTCGCCCAATCGTAAGCTAAAACCCGAAGCAAAAGCTGCGGTCAGATTCATTGCTACGGCAAAAATGCCTGTCATCAGTCCAATCTGCTTTGGAAAATTAGTTTTTATATAACCGGGTGTAACGACATTGCCCACACAGATCCCAAGTCCGATTAAAAAAGACCCCGCAAACAGCATTGGCATATTGCCCCAGACCCGAAGCACAATCCCTACACTCAATAGCATTAAACCAAACAATAAAAAACGATGCATGCCCAGTTTATGCGAATATCGACTTACTGCGACAGAACAGCTCGCAAACATAAAAAGGGGAATTGCCGTCAATAGGCTGCTTTGAAAGCTATTTAATTGTAAATCTTCACTGATTTGCCCCAGTACAGGGCCAACGGCTGTAATTGGCGACCGCAGATTGGTTGAGACCATAACAACAACTAATATGGATAACCAGGTCCAAGAAATAGCTGTGGATACTTTTATATTTTCTTTCATAATAAAATCGCGCTATACATGTAATGATCGTTCGCAAAGATATACCTGAAATTTTAATTAAATTTGCCATTAATTTAATTTAAAACGACATGGATCAAACAAATCATACATTGACAATTGAACGCATTCAGAAATCAACCTTTGTCTGGTTTGAAGAAAACTGGATACACGACAACGAGCTGCACAGTCATCGCAAAGGCCAGTTGATTTATGTCGAACAGGGTTTCCAATACCTTACCGTCGCAGGAAAAATGTATTTACTCCCCCAAAATCACGTTGCCTGGATTCCCTCTGGTGCATTACACAAGACCAACACGCACTCTGAGCGCATCAAGCTTATGGTACTTTTTTTTGATACCCCACAATTTGACAGCGTACAAGACCAGTTGTTTTTCAGTCAGGTGCAGCTATTTTCTGCGCCTAAAGTATTACGGGAAATGATTTTGTATTGTGAAAAATGGTCGAAATTGGTTGAAGAAGATAAACATGAAAAAGTTTTCTTGGGTGCTTTACTCCATGAACTCCCCTATTTCGCCGCACAATTGCTCCAACTTGGGATCACCCTTCCTCAGGAGAATAGACTTCAAGCCGTCTTAAATCACCTACATGACCATTACACAGAAGCCTGCACCTTAGACGAGATTGCCCTGTTGTCCAATCTTTCGCTCCGAACTATTGAGCGCCTTTTTAAAAAGGAAACCGGAATGACACTTGCAAAATATCAGCAGTTACTTCGCATTATCAAGAGTTTGGAGCTTTTGAGCACAAAACAATTCACCATCTCTCAAATTGCGTATAAAGTCGGTTATAAAAGCGTCCAAGCATTTACCAATAGCTTTTATGCGGTGATGAAATATAGACCTTCGCACTTCATGGCGGGCTAGTTTTGGCGTATCCACAGGTAATTTTGTAGCTATTCAGCTACAAAATTTAGGACGTTTAAAAAAAATAGTAACGAATATTTGCACAGGTGTAATATTTACACTATCTTTGTATCATCATAATTTAGGTTTATAATTGGTTATTTAAGGTTTTCATTCTCCCCGTTTGAAAACCTTTTTTTATTTATTTTCACCGTCCCTCAAATCATTTCGCTACTCCGCAAACGTAATAATTTCCCTTTTAGACCCAAACAAAAGCAGCTGATCGCATGTTCTCAAAAAATAGCGTTCAAATTAATTCTCAAAAAATTCAAGATATTCTTTAACAATACTGTATTTTTAACGAATATATTCGGATGAGAAAGGTCACGCGAATAGAAAAGAGTTCAAATATTATATTGAAAAAATAATCTAAACATATATGGCAGAACATGGGGATTTGCAAATCGCAATACTAATCGATGCGGACAATGTATCTTATCGAAAGATCGAAGAGATTTTGAATGAAGTCAAAAGATATGGAATTCCGACCATCAAACGCATCTACGGAGACTGGACCAACCCATATGTTGAAAAATGGAAGGATAAACTCCTTACCCATGCAATTACCCCCATACAACAATACAGTTATACACAAGGCAAAAATTCTACTGACTCGGCATTAATTATTGATGCCATGGATATTCTGCATTCAGACCGAGTTGATGGGTTTTGTATTGTATCCAGCGACAGCGATTTCACCCGACTGGCTACACGTCTTCGAGAATCCGGTAAACTGGTCATCGGTATCGGCGAGAAAAAGACCCCCAAACCCTTTATTGCCTCCTGCGACAAGTTCATCTACGTCGAAATTTTTGAGAAAAATCAAAAGAAAGAAACGGTCGCAAAGAAAAAGCAACAAAATCAGCCCAAACCTGCTCCCGTTGACAATCCAACAAGTATTGCCGTATTGGACGAGGAGACTTTGGAACTTTTAAAGGACACGGTGGATGATACTGCAGATGAAAATGGCTGGGCATTCCTGGGTGAGATCGGAAGTCTTTTCAACAAAAGAAAGCCTGATTTTGATGCGCGCAACTATGGATACGACAAAATGTCTCATCTTTTCAAAGCTTACAAAGAAGATTTTGAAATTGAGGAACGAAACACCGACAAATCGCGCATAAAACACTATTACATCCGTAATATTATTAAACGGCCTTTAGCAATGGCCAGCCCAGCTACAGCAGTGGACACCGAGCACAAAACTCCTGCTACTCCTACTCCTTCCGTACCCTCTACAGAAACTACGGAAAAAACTGCAAATCAAAACACCAGAAAGAAAGGGCGGCAAGATAAGAAACGTCAGGATAAAACAAACTCTGAGCCGATACAAAACGAGGCTCCAAAAGTTCAGGAAATTCAGGAACAAAAAACAGAAACGCCCCCCCCTACAGCTGACACTCCGCCCACGAACATGTTGTTTCCTTCTGAAGGTAACAAGATCACTACAGATGACGTAAAAAAATCGCAAATACGGATAACAAAAGAATTTAAACCCCTATTCCCAACCAAATCCCAAAAATTAAGGATTATGATCAACGCTGGAGAATATGAATGTAATTTTACCTATCGCGGCAGAGGGTTTCATGTGCTTAAATTAGGAAAAGATGCGGCGACCAAACTTGGCCTTTCCGAGGGGATACAAATACAAATAGTC
The DNA window shown above is from Sphingobacterium thalpophilum and carries:
- a CDS encoding CocE/NonD family hydrolase: MKNTISYLTLALLSASQLHAQTAADSAYVRDHYEKTEVAIPMRDGKKLFTAIYSPKDKSKKYPVLLNRTPYTVSPYGQNEYKKSLGNFPTMMREGYIFVYQDVRGKWMSEGEFEDVRPTTYSKDKKAIDESTDTYDALEWLQKNLKNYNGKAGLYGISYPGFYSTVGLVKTHPSLKAVSPQAPVTDWYIGDDFHHNGVLFLQDAFTFMSTFGVPRPKPITPDQFKSKIQIKEADKYSFFLEAGTARELKEKYFGDSVQFWNDLFKHPDYDDFWKSRVITNSLQEVKPAVMVVGGFFDAEDAYGTFKTYQSIEDKSKKNNSILVAGPWYHGGWVRAEGNYLGDIQFEKKTSVTYQEQFEQPFFKYYLKDEGNFVPSEANIFVSGSNEWKHFEQWPPKNVETKKLYFQPQGKLGFDKVQRTDSWDEYVTDPNKPVPHQGGLIQNRTREYMVDDQRFAASRPDVMVYQTEPLTEDLTIVGPIKNFLKVSSTGTDADYVVKLIDVYPNDAASYQGKTMAGYQMMVRGEIMAGKYRNGFEKAQALTPGMVEKVNFEMPDVAHTFKKGHRIMVQVQNSWFPLAERNPQVFLAPYTATKADFRKATQRIFHDVNNATYIEFSVLKD
- a CDS encoding MFS transporter — translated: MKENIKVSTAISWTWLSILVVVMVSTNLRSPITAVGPVLGQISEDLQLNSFQSSLLTAIPLFMFASCSVAVSRYSHKLGMHRFLLFGLMLLSVGIVLRVWGNMPMLFAGSFLIGLGICVGNVVTPGYIKTNFPKQIGLMTGIFAVAMNLTAAFASGFSLRLGEWTGFGWQGSLGVWVILALLSLIVVFFDALSRKKAQGITENRPATSGIGHIFRSRLAWYISLFMGIQSLIYYSLISWLPKVLVDYGMPAEDTGWLLFLIQIAMIPIMFIGPILAHRMKDQRLMAAAVAIGMFGSIFIFWHYKLQGIYVAAILLGLSNGLSFSLSILFFTLRARSTANAIKISGMAQSVGYLIAAFGPPVFGKLHEIDATWNYSFYFLAGSIVLLLFAGWKAGEDKYVAED
- a CDS encoding AraC family transcriptional regulator, which gives rise to MDQTNHTLTIERIQKSTFVWFEENWIHDNELHSHRKGQLIYVEQGFQYLTVAGKMYLLPQNHVAWIPSGALHKTNTHSERIKLMVLFFDTPQFDSVQDQLFFSQVQLFSAPKVLREMILYCEKWSKLVEEDKHEKVFLGALLHELPYFAAQLLQLGITLPQENRLQAVLNHLHDHYTEACTLDEIALLSNLSLRTIERLFKKETGMTLAKYQQLLRIIKSLELLSTKQFTISQIAYKVGYKSVQAFTNSFYAVMKYRPSHFMAG
- a CDS encoding NYN domain-containing protein; translated protein: MAEHGDLQIAILIDADNVSYRKIEEILNEVKRYGIPTIKRIYGDWTNPYVEKWKDKLLTHAITPIQQYSYTQGKNSTDSALIIDAMDILHSDRVDGFCIVSSDSDFTRLATRLRESGKLVIGIGEKKTPKPFIASCDKFIYVEIFEKNQKKETVAKKKQQNQPKPAPVDNPTSIAVLDEETLELLKDTVDDTADENGWAFLGEIGSLFNKRKPDFDARNYGYDKMSHLFKAYKEDFEIEERNTDKSRIKHYYIRNIIKRPLAMASPATAVDTEHKTPATPTPSVPSTETTEKTANQNTRKKGRQDKKRQDKTNSEPIQNEAPKVQEIQEQKTETPPPTADTPPTNMLFPSEGNKITTDDVKKSQIRITKEFKPLFPTKSQKLRIMINAGEYECNFTYRGRGFHVLKLGKDAATKLGLSEGIQIQIVRLNEVSFSLQNKSV